The Arachis duranensis cultivar V14167 chromosome 2, aradu.V14167.gnm2.J7QH, whole genome shotgun sequence genome has a window encoding:
- the LOC107460324 gene encoding probable galacturonosyltransferase-like 1, protein MQSRLTKPKTLLLFFAGLLLLPCSCLCSSTTNKAKNATIIPHQFKEAPQFYNSPDCPSVMDTDSDDTNTDTDTDTYICSEEAVHVAMTLDTTYIRGSMAAILSVLQHSSCPQNIFFHFVCSSNASLLRAAISNSFPYLKFHLYHFDNATVSGLISTSIRSALDCPLNYARSYLANLLPLCVRRVVYLDSDLILVDDIAKLAATPLGQTAVLAAPQYCNANFTAYFTQTFWSNPSLSLTFANREPCYFNTGVMVIDLDRWRHGDYTRKIEEWMEVQKRTRIYELGSLPPFLLVFAGNIATVDHRWNQHGLGGDNFRGLCRDLHPGPVSLLHWSGKGKPWVRLDANRPCPLDALWAPYDLLLTPFSLDS, encoded by the coding sequence ATGCAATCTAGATTAACAAAACCAAAAACATTACTACTCTTCTTCGCAGGTCTCTTATTGCTTCCATGTTCATGTTTATGCTCTTCCACCACCAACAAAGCCAAAAACGCCACCATTATTCCCCATCAGTTTAAGGAAGCACCTCAATTCTACAACTCCCCGGACTGCCCCTCCGTCATGGACACCGACAGCGATGACACTAACACGGACACGGACACGGACACGTACATATGCTCGGAAGAAGCAGTACACGTGGCAATGACTCTAGACACAACATACATCCGAGGATCCATGGCTGCAATCCTTTCAGTCCTCCAACACTCTTCCTGCCCACAAAACATCTTCTTCCACTTCGTCTGCTCCTCCAACGCGTCACTCCTACGCGCCGCCATCTCCAACTCCTTCCCTTACCTCAAGTTCCACCTCTATCATTTTGACAACGCCACCGTCTCCGGCCTCATCTCCACCTCAATCCGCTCCGCACTTGACTGCCCTCTTAACTACGCCCGCAGCTACCTTGCCAATCTCCTTCCACTCTGCGTCCGCCGCGTCGTCTACTTGGACTCCGACCTCATACTCGTCGACGACATTGCGAAACTCGCAGCCACCCCACTAGGCCAAACGGCGGTTCTTGCAGCGCCGCAATACTGCAACGCGAATTTCACAGCGTACTTCACACAAACATTCTGGTCGAATCCTTCTCTGTCGCTTACATTCGCGAACAGAGAGCCTTGCTACTTCAACACAGGGGTCATGGTGATCGATCTGGATCGGTGGCGCCATGGGGATTACACGAGGAAGATCGAGGAGTGGATGGAGGTGCAGAAGAGGACGAGGATCTACGAGCTTGGTTCTCTGCCAccgtttcttcttgttttcgCTGGAAATATTGCTACCGTGGATCATAGGTGGAACCAGCATGGTTTGGGTGGTGACAATTTTCGTGGTTTGTGCAGAGATCTGCATCCTGGTCCTGTGAGTTTGTTGCATTGGAGTGGCAAAGGTAAGCCATGGGTGAGGTTGGACGCTAATAGGCCTTGCCCTTTGGATGCTCTTTGGGCACCTTATGATTTGTTGCTCACTCCATTTTCTCTTGATTCTTGA